The following are from one region of the Salinirussus salinus genome:
- a CDS encoding tRNA (N(6)-L-threonylcarbamoyladenosine(37)-C(2))-methylthiotransferase, with the protein MARYHIETYGCTSNRGEAREIERALREGGHRPAPDPGAADVAILNTCTVLEKTEHNMLARARELDAETPADLVVTGCMALAQGEAFEEAGVDAELLHWDDVPEYVLNGECPTVTGDTDPVLDGVVGILPIARGCMSDCSYCITKQATGRIDSPTVDENVEKARSLVHAGAKELRVTGQDTGVYGWDRNQGESLLPELLDRICDIDGDFRVRVGMANPAGVHGVREELAGVFADNEKLYNFLHAPVQSGSDDVLREMRRQHAVREYVEVVETFDENLEYWTLSTDFIVGFPTETDRDHEQSLALLRETRPEKVNVTRFSKRPGTDAADMKGLGGQTKKDRSSEMVEVKMDVVGAAHEGMVGRESEVLVVEDGTDDSMVGYDSAYRQVAIPGAESRGVELGDFVTVEITGHNTVYALGELV; encoded by the coding sequence ATGGCCCGGTACCACATCGAGACCTACGGGTGCACCTCCAACAGGGGTGAGGCCCGCGAGATCGAGCGGGCGCTCCGGGAGGGCGGCCACCGGCCCGCGCCGGACCCCGGGGCCGCCGACGTGGCCATCCTCAACACCTGTACGGTCCTCGAGAAGACCGAGCACAACATGCTCGCCCGGGCCCGCGAACTCGACGCCGAGACCCCCGCCGACCTCGTGGTCACGGGATGTATGGCGCTGGCCCAGGGCGAAGCCTTCGAGGAGGCTGGCGTCGACGCCGAACTCCTCCACTGGGACGACGTCCCCGAGTACGTCCTCAACGGGGAGTGCCCGACGGTCACCGGTGACACCGACCCCGTGCTCGACGGCGTGGTCGGCATCCTCCCCATCGCGCGCGGGTGCATGAGCGACTGCTCGTACTGCATCACCAAGCAGGCGACCGGCCGGATCGACTCCCCCACGGTCGATGAGAACGTCGAGAAGGCCCGGTCGCTCGTCCACGCCGGCGCGAAGGAGCTCCGCGTGACGGGCCAGGACACCGGCGTCTACGGCTGGGACCGCAACCAGGGCGAGAGTCTCCTGCCCGAACTGCTCGACCGGATTTGCGATATCGACGGCGACTTCCGCGTCCGGGTGGGGATGGCCAACCCCGCCGGCGTCCACGGGGTGCGGGAGGAGCTGGCCGGGGTGTTCGCGGACAACGAGAAGCTGTACAACTTCCTGCACGCGCCGGTCCAGTCCGGCAGCGACGACGTGTTGCGGGAGATGCGCCGCCAGCACGCCGTCCGGGAGTACGTCGAGGTCGTCGAGACCTTCGACGAGAACCTGGAGTACTGGACGCTCTCGACCGATTTCATCGTCGGCTTCCCCACGGAGACCGACCGCGACCACGAGCAGAGCCTCGCCCTGCTGCGGGAGACCCGCCCGGAGAAGGTCAACGTCACCCGCTTCTCGAAGCGCCCCGGCACCGACGCCGCCGACATGAAGGGGCTGGGCGGCCAGACGAAGAAGGACCGCTCCTCCGAGATGGTCGAGGTGAAGATGGACGTCGTCGGCGCGGCCCACGAGGGAATGGTCGGCCGGGAGAGCGAGGTGCTGGTCGTCGAGGACGGCACCGACGACTCGATGGTCGGCTACGATTCGGCCTACCGGCAGGTCGCTATCCCCGGCGCCGAGTCGCGGGGTGTGGAGCTCGGCGACTTCGTGACCGTCGAAATTACGGGCCACAACACGGTGTACGCGCTGGGCGAGCTGGTCTGA
- a CDS encoding spermidine synthase, with protein sequence MRIRPSGTVRVTALGVAVFASGVSSMGLEILAGRLLAPTFGSSVFTWGSVIGVFLAALAAGYWLAGRRAAEGASRGALSSLLLLAAAYVALVMVGAQPLVGWLAALPVPDRFAPLLPVTVLFGPPTVLLGFISPYGAELMDSDGPGDASGHVYALGTAGSLVGAFGTTFLLLPELGIAGTELVCGLVLVGAAALLTARRGGEDPAADRTGRYGRALSRALPVALLLVVAFAFVGATPVGGAVIHQTQTEYQQLQVTQEGDIRTLYLDGAPHSAMDVTEPDRYVFEYTRYFHLPHLIRDEPDVERVLFVGGGGFSGPKRYLSEYPDATVDVVELDPAVVRVAREYFAVPDSPRLTVHTMDGRRFLRETERTYDVVVLDAYRADEVPYHLTTVEFMRLVEDRLADDGAVVANLISATEGSASTFYRAEYRTMDWAFGQVYSFPTSDTGALQNIELVATKTDRRVTQATLRERNRARDVGLDLADAVDNYRVDVPVRDAPLLRDGDGTAADLVASQVDRRYVVERTNGSAVASGPDTSSPSLAAP encoded by the coding sequence GTGCGCATCCGTCCCTCCGGGACCGTGCGGGTGACGGCGCTCGGCGTCGCAGTGTTCGCCTCGGGGGTCTCCAGCATGGGGCTGGAGATCCTCGCCGGCCGGCTGCTCGCGCCCACCTTCGGCAGCAGCGTCTTCACCTGGGGGTCGGTGATCGGCGTCTTTCTCGCGGCGCTGGCGGCCGGCTACTGGCTGGCCGGCCGGCGGGCCGCCGAGGGTGCCAGCCGTGGGGCGCTGTCCTCCCTGCTGTTGCTCGCCGCCGCCTACGTCGCGCTGGTCATGGTCGGCGCCCAGCCGCTGGTGGGGTGGCTCGCCGCGCTTCCGGTCCCGGACCGCTTCGCGCCGCTGTTGCCGGTGACAGTCCTCTTCGGCCCGCCGACTGTCCTGCTGGGCTTCATCAGCCCCTACGGCGCGGAACTGATGGACAGCGACGGCCCGGGCGACGCCTCCGGCCACGTCTACGCGCTGGGGACCGCCGGCTCGCTGGTCGGCGCCTTCGGAACCACCTTCCTGCTGTTGCCCGAACTGGGGATCGCCGGGACGGAACTGGTCTGCGGGCTCGTCTTGGTCGGGGCGGCAGCCCTGCTGACGGCCCGGCGGGGGGGCGAGGACCCGGCCGCCGACCGGACCGGTCGCTACGGCCGCGCGCTCTCGCGGGCGCTGCCGGTCGCGCTGCTTCTCGTCGTCGCCTTCGCCTTCGTCGGTGCGACGCCAGTGGGCGGGGCCGTCATCCACCAGACCCAGACGGAGTACCAGCAACTCCAGGTCACCCAGGAGGGGGATATCCGGACGCTGTACCTCGACGGCGCGCCACACAGCGCGATGGACGTCACGGAGCCCGACCGGTACGTCTTCGAGTACACCCGCTACTTCCACCTGCCCCACCTGATACGCGACGAGCCCGATGTCGAGCGGGTGCTGTTCGTCGGCGGCGGCGGCTTCTCCGGCCCCAAGCGCTACCTCAGCGAGTACCCCGACGCGACCGTCGACGTCGTCGAACTCGACCCGGCGGTCGTGCGGGTCGCCCGGGAGTACTTCGCGGTCCCGGACTCGCCGCGGCTGACCGTCCACACGATGGACGGCCGGCGGTTCCTCCGGGAGACCGAGCGCACCTACGACGTCGTCGTGCTCGACGCCTACCGGGCCGACGAGGTGCCCTATCACCTCACCACCGTCGAGTTCATGCGCCTGGTCGAGGACCGCCTCGCGGACGACGGCGCCGTGGTCGCGAACCTCATCTCCGCGACCGAGGGGTCGGCCTCGACGTTCTACCGCGCGGAGTACCGGACCATGGACTGGGCCTTCGGCCAGGTGTACAGCTTCCCCACGAGCGACACCGGCGCGCTGCAGAACATCGAACTCGTCGCCACCAAGACCGACCGGAGGGTCACGCAGGCGACGCTGCGCGAGCGCAACCGCGCCCGCGACGTCGGGCTGGACCTCGCCGACGCCGTCGACAACTACCGGGTCGATGTCCCCGTCCGGGACGCGCCACTACTCCGTGACGGCGACGGGACTGCCGCCGACCTGGTGGCCAGCCAGGTCGACCGCCGGTACGTCGTCGAGCGGACAAACGGGAGCGCCGTCGCGTCGGGACCGGACACTTCCTCGCCGTCGCTCGCCGCACCGTAG
- the deoC gene encoding deoxyribose-phosphate aldolase has product MDESDVPARIEHTVLGPTTTAADVREVVETAADLGMRACVPPRYVPTAVGAAPDVEVVTVVGFPHGNHQPAVKATEAERAVADGASEVDMVAALGPLLAGEDGATEADVEVVVDAVEVPVKVIVEAPLLEEGELRRACAAARDAGADFVKTATGFSEGGATVADVEVMSEYLPVKASGGVGSWAEAQAMFEAGAERIGASSGDVIVREYLDSVGAPEDGADAGAE; this is encoded by the coding sequence ATGGACGAGTCAGACGTCCCCGCACGCATCGAACACACCGTCCTCGGGCCGACGACGACCGCCGCGGACGTCCGCGAGGTGGTCGAGACCGCCGCCGACCTCGGGATGCGAGCCTGCGTCCCGCCGCGGTACGTCCCGACAGCCGTCGGGGCAGCCCCCGACGTCGAGGTCGTGACCGTCGTCGGCTTCCCGCACGGCAACCACCAGCCCGCGGTCAAGGCGACGGAGGCCGAACGGGCGGTGGCCGACGGCGCCAGCGAGGTCGACATGGTGGCCGCGCTCGGTCCCCTGCTGGCCGGCGAGGACGGGGCAACCGAGGCCGACGTCGAGGTGGTCGTCGACGCGGTCGAGGTCCCGGTGAAGGTCATCGTCGAGGCGCCGCTGCTCGAGGAGGGGGAGCTCAGGCGGGCCTGTGCGGCCGCCCGCGACGCCGGCGCCGACTTCGTGAAGACCGCGACCGGCTTCTCGGAGGGCGGGGCGACCGTCGCCGACGTCGAGGTGATGAGCGAGTACCTCCCGGTGAAGGCAAGCGGCGGCGTCGGCTCCTGGGCGGAGGCGCAAGCGATGTTCGAGGCCGGCGCCGAGCGGATCGGCGCCTCCAGCGGCGACGTTATCGTCCGGGAGTACCTGGACAGCGTCGGCGCCCCCGAGGACGGTGCGGACGCCGGCGCGGAGTGA
- a CDS encoding DUF63 family protein — protein sequence MQVPFSGFEVPSLLYLVVLLAGLVTVAALLYVTRPPVTQRTVLAFAPWVASGAALHVFYQLGSRPGQQVYPGWAEPLFAAPAVYVTTFVVMGVVWLASMVLGTARGGERLATRYLGVVGTGVLLALVGLLVWQALGPALSPQPVAPLLTLIGTAALTFVVYMLIGTWRTWVLAEARLVGGLVLFAHLLDGISTAVAVDVFGTTERSLLPAQIMEFAGTLPTEPYLGTGWLFVVVKLAVASLIVVAFADYVREEPVRGNLLFAVIIAVGLGPAMNNLFITFLGV from the coding sequence ATGCAGGTCCCGTTCAGCGGGTTCGAGGTGCCCTCGCTGCTGTACCTCGTCGTGTTGCTGGCCGGGCTGGTGACGGTCGCCGCGCTGCTGTACGTGACCCGCCCGCCGGTCACCCAGCGGACCGTGCTGGCGTTCGCCCCCTGGGTCGCCAGCGGGGCGGCCCTGCACGTGTTCTACCAGCTCGGCTCCCGTCCCGGACAGCAGGTCTATCCCGGGTGGGCCGAGCCGCTCTTTGCCGCCCCCGCGGTCTACGTCACTACCTTCGTCGTCATGGGGGTGGTCTGGCTGGCGTCGATGGTACTCGGCACGGCCCGGGGGGGCGAACGGCTCGCGACGCGGTATCTCGGGGTCGTGGGTACCGGTGTGCTGCTGGCGCTGGTCGGGTTGCTCGTCTGGCAGGCGCTGGGGCCGGCGCTCTCCCCGCAACCGGTCGCACCGCTCCTGACGCTCATCGGAACCGCCGCGCTGACCTTCGTCGTCTACATGCTCATCGGGACCTGGCGGACGTGGGTGCTCGCCGAGGCCCGCCTGGTCGGGGGGCTTGTGCTTTTCGCCCACCTGCTCGACGGCATCTCGACGGCCGTCGCCGTCGACGTGTTCGGGACGACCGAGCGCTCGCTGCTCCCGGCGCAGATCATGGAGTTCGCCGGAACGCTGCCGACCGAACCCTACCTCGGCACCGGCTGGCTGTTCGTGGTCGTGAAGCTCGCCGTCGCCTCGCTGATCGTCGTCGCCTTCGCCGACTACGTCCGCGAGGAGCCCGTCCGCGGGAACCTCCTCTTTGCCGTCATCATCGCCGTCGGGCTCGGCCCGGCGATGAACAACCTCTTCATCACCTTCCTCGGGGTCTGA
- a CDS encoding nucleoside phosphorylase, with protein sequence MAKQPHLLVEDGELADVALVPGDPGRVDRIAGHCADAETVSHNREYKVVNATYKGRPVTVCSTGIGAPSTAIAVEEMAAVGVERFVRVGTCGALQAGVEVGDMVVANGAAKEEGTTKRYEAAEVPAVPDFETLAALVEAAEDNGETVEVGPVATDDAFYAETDEYVAEWEDAGLAAVEMEAAAIFTLARRKGLGAGAICTVDGNLVTGTQKGETDEDELPEKAKNNVGRAIETALEATTRL encoded by the coding sequence ATGGCGAAACAGCCACACCTGCTTGTCGAGGACGGCGAGCTGGCCGACGTCGCGCTCGTCCCGGGGGACCCCGGCCGGGTCGACCGGATCGCCGGCCACTGCGCCGACGCCGAGACCGTGTCGCACAACCGCGAGTACAAGGTCGTCAACGCCACGTACAAGGGGCGGCCGGTGACGGTCTGCTCGACGGGGATCGGCGCCCCCTCGACGGCCATCGCGGTCGAGGAGATGGCGGCGGTCGGCGTCGAGCGGTTCGTCCGCGTCGGGACCTGCGGCGCCCTCCAGGCTGGTGTCGAGGTCGGTGACATGGTGGTCGCCAACGGTGCGGCGAAAGAGGAGGGAACCACGAAACGGTACGAGGCCGCCGAGGTTCCGGCCGTCCCCGACTTCGAGACGCTGGCGGCGCTGGTCGAGGCCGCCGAGGACAACGGCGAGACCGTCGAGGTCGGCCCCGTCGCCACGGACGACGCCTTCTACGCCGAGACCGACGAGTACGTCGCCGAGTGGGAGGACGCGGGGCTCGCGGCCGTCGAGATGGAGGCTGCGGCCATCTTCACACTCGCCCGCCGGAAGGGGCTGGGGGCGGGCGCCATCTGCACCGTCGACGGCAACCTCGTCACCGGCACCCAGAAGGGCGAAACCGACGAGGACGAGCTGCCCGAGAAGGCAAAGAACAACGTCGGCCGCGCTATCGAGACCGCGCTGGAGGCGACCACGCGGCTGTGA
- a CDS encoding NAD-dependent epimerase/dehydratase family protein — protein sequence MEIAVTGGRGQTGRWVVDRLAADHDVTCLDRALPEEGHPAVDYRALDLTDAGGVFDAVTAIEPDAVVHWAAIPVAGQHPGVDLYRNNTLAAHAVLSAAGRVGARVVQASSDGAYGFFFAEETPLPESLPVTEEHPLRPEDPYGLSKVVTEEVGKTVARRDGVPVLSLRPTWIQEPGVYPCRDPDYVDDLAAGAGNFWSYVDVRDVVDMVEAALAADVTGHEAFNCAGPDNALGRPLRELVAEFYGDLPADCTVEGDASVYDLTKARELLGWEPTRSWREAADETVPAPQV from the coding sequence ATGGAGATCGCAGTCACCGGCGGGCGCGGGCAGACGGGACGGTGGGTCGTCGACCGCCTCGCCGCCGACCACGATGTCACCTGTCTCGACCGGGCGCTCCCGGAGGAGGGCCACCCGGCCGTCGACTACCGCGCGCTTGACCTGACCGACGCCGGCGGCGTCTTCGACGCCGTCACCGCCATAGAGCCCGACGCCGTCGTCCACTGGGCGGCCATCCCCGTCGCCGGCCAGCACCCCGGCGTCGACCTCTACCGCAACAACACGCTCGCGGCCCACGCGGTGCTCTCGGCGGCCGGCCGCGTGGGTGCGCGCGTGGTACAGGCCTCCTCCGACGGCGCCTACGGCTTCTTCTTCGCCGAGGAGACCCCGCTGCCGGAGTCGCTGCCGGTCACCGAGGAGCATCCCCTTCGACCGGAGGACCCCTACGGCCTCTCGAAGGTCGTCACCGAGGAAGTCGGGAAGACTGTGGCCCGCCGGGACGGCGTCCCAGTCCTCTCGCTGCGGCCGACGTGGATCCAGGAGCCCGGCGTCTACCCCTGCCGGGACCCCGACTACGTCGACGACCTCGCGGCAGGGGCGGGCAACTTCTGGTCGTACGTCGACGTCCGGGACGTGGTCGACATGGTCGAGGCGGCGCTGGCAGCAGACGTCACGGGACACGAGGCCTTCAACTGCGCCGGCCCGGACAACGCGCTCGGCCGCCCCCTTCGGGAGCTGGTGGCGGAATTCTACGGCGACCTGCCCGCCGACTGTACGGTGGAGGGCGACGCCTCGGTCTACGACCTCACAAAGGCCCGGGAGCTGCTGGGGTGGGAGCCCACCCGGTCCTGGCGCGAGGCCGCCGACGAGACGGTCCCGGCGCCGCAGGTCTGA
- a CDS encoding ABC transporter permease, protein MSATRTARRWVFGAAAVLTVLAALRLAVPAESVPGRMLGAVLDVGYASSVLRLTVPIAFAALGGIFAERAGVINIGIEGFLIVSALTSVIVARRLPWAGVTGPTALWLAFVAGVLVSVLVAGVFAVLTVRYRSNQVIAGLAVWLVALGLAPFITLTLFDSSSPTIGTLGTWPIPLLSQVPVVGPVLFDASPVVYMMLLATPLAWYALRYTRLGRRIRAAGENPKALDTAGVSVSRVRYAGVLVSGVLAGIGGAGFTVGQLGTFVAVGQTSIGGRGFLGIVAYLFGNYNPFAAVGGAMLFAGFDSLQLRLQQIGALDIPSELFGILPFVVVLVTITLVRRTRVPSALGEPYDGEE, encoded by the coding sequence ATGAGCGCCACGCGGACCGCCCGGCGGTGGGTGTTCGGTGCCGCCGCCGTCTTAACTGTGCTCGCGGCCCTGCGGCTGGCCGTGCCCGCCGAGTCGGTCCCCGGCCGGATGCTCGGGGCCGTGCTGGACGTCGGGTACGCGAGCTCCGTGTTGCGCCTGACCGTCCCCATCGCCTTCGCCGCGCTCGGGGGCATCTTCGCCGAACGGGCTGGCGTCATCAACATCGGCATCGAGGGGTTTCTCATCGTCTCCGCGCTGACGAGCGTCATCGTCGCCCGGCGGCTCCCGTGGGCAGGCGTCACCGGGCCGACGGCACTGTGGCTCGCCTTCGTCGCCGGCGTCCTCGTGAGCGTGCTCGTCGCGGGGGTGTTCGCCGTCCTCACCGTCCGGTACCGGTCGAACCAGGTCATCGCCGGACTGGCGGTGTGGCTGGTCGCGCTGGGGCTGGCCCCCTTCATCACGCTGACTCTGTTCGACAGCTCCAGCCCGACGATCGGCACGCTGGGGACGTGGCCGATACCGCTGCTCTCACAGGTCCCCGTCGTCGGGCCGGTCCTGTTCGACGCCTCGCCGGTCGTCTACATGATGCTCCTCGCGACACCGCTGGCGTGGTACGCGCTGCGGTACACGCGGCTGGGGCGGCGCATCCGGGCCGCCGGCGAGAATCCGAAGGCGCTGGACACCGCAGGCGTCAGCGTCTCCCGGGTGCGGTACGCCGGCGTCCTCGTCTCGGGTGTGCTGGCCGGGATCGGCGGCGCGGGGTTCACGGTCGGACAGTTAGGAACGTTCGTCGCCGTCGGCCAGACCAGCATCGGCGGCCGGGGCTTTCTCGGCATCGTCGCCTACCTCTTCGGCAACTACAACCCCTTTGCCGCCGTCGGCGGCGCGATGCTGTTTGCCGGCTTCGACTCCCTGCAGTTGCGCCTCCAGCAGATCGGCGCACTCGACATCCCGTCGGAGCTGTTCGGGATCCTCCCGTTCGTGGTCGTCCTCGTGACCATCACGCTGGTCCGGCGGACCCGCGTGCCGTCGGCGCTGGGCGAGCCCTACGACGGGGAGGAGTGA
- a CDS encoding ABC transporter permease yields the protein MSRLPAWLSRLLRRAAGLSGLERALVSVAAVVAALVLGGFVVLGSGYIASCREPTLFLFGTSFCFDPVEVYAAMYQGAFGTQLNQALTLQRMTLLVFTGLAFAIPYRAGLFNIGAQGQFVLAALGTTVTLLWLGPLVSGGGLLATAVLVPAGLVAGALAGGLYGLLPGVLKARYGTNEVISTLLLNFIATAVAIVLVKRFFNDPGIQGTVSRSIPEAAVLRPWLFPTGARFSVAVLAATLALVVGFWWLLNRTTLGYDIRVLGRQRAAAVFGGVDAARTTVLSMTIAGAVAGLGGALYVMMVVGRWQTGIPALGFDGIAVSVLAGNNPLALVPSGVLFGALQSGGLAINFQLGIPRDLVEVLRGLVILLVATPELFRIAGRYLRRRGRLRPAGGEAG from the coding sequence ATGAGCAGGCTCCCGGCGTGGCTGAGCCGCCTGCTCCGGCGGGCAGCGGGGCTGTCCGGGCTCGAGCGGGCGCTGGTCAGCGTCGCGGCCGTGGTCGCCGCGCTGGTGCTGGGCGGGTTCGTGGTGCTCGGGTCCGGGTACATCGCCAGCTGTCGCGAGCCCACCCTGTTCCTGTTCGGGACGAGCTTCTGTTTCGACCCGGTGGAGGTGTACGCCGCAATGTACCAGGGCGCCTTCGGCACCCAGCTCAACCAGGCGCTGACCCTCCAGCGGATGACGCTGCTCGTGTTCACCGGGCTCGCCTTCGCCATCCCGTACCGCGCCGGCCTCTTCAACATCGGGGCACAGGGGCAGTTCGTTCTCGCGGCGCTTGGCACGACAGTCACGCTGCTGTGGCTCGGCCCCCTGGTGTCCGGCGGGGGCCTGCTCGCGACGGCGGTGCTGGTCCCGGCGGGGCTGGTCGCCGGCGCCCTCGCGGGGGGGCTGTACGGGCTGTTGCCGGGCGTGCTGAAGGCCCGCTACGGCACCAACGAGGTCATCTCGACGCTACTCCTGAACTTCATCGCCACGGCGGTCGCGATCGTCCTCGTCAAGCGCTTTTTCAACGACCCGGGCATCCAGGGGACGGTCAGCCGCTCGATCCCCGAGGCCGCGGTGCTGCGGCCGTGGCTGTTCCCCACGGGGGCGCGCTTTTCGGTGGCGGTGCTGGCGGCGACGCTCGCGCTGGTCGTCGGGTTCTGGTGGCTGCTCAACCGGACGACGCTGGGGTACGACATCCGGGTGCTGGGCCGCCAGCGGGCCGCGGCCGTCTTCGGCGGCGTCGACGCCGCCCGGACGACGGTGCTGTCGATGACCATCGCCGGCGCCGTCGCCGGCCTCGGCGGCGCGCTGTACGTGATGATGGTGGTGGGGCGGTGGCAGACCGGCATCCCGGCGCTGGGCTTTGACGGGATCGCCGTCTCCGTGCTCGCTGGCAACAACCCCCTCGCGCTGGTGCCGTCGGGGGTGCTGTTCGGCGCGCTCCAGAGCGGCGGGCTGGCGATCAACTTCCAGCTCGGCATCCCGCGTGACCTGGTCGAGGTGCTCCGCGGGCTGGTCATCCTGCTGGTGGCGACGCCGGAGCTGTTCCGCATCGCCGGCCGGTACCTCCGGCGTCGGGGCCGGCTCCGGCCCGCAGGGGGGGAGGCCGGATGA
- a CDS encoding ABC transporter ATP-binding protein, whose amino-acid sequence METAVSLSGITKRFGDVVANDDVDMTVERGTVHALLGENGAGKTTLMNVLYGLYEPTAGEVRVDGDAVEFDSPQDAIAAGVGMIHQHFMLVEPMTVRENIALGWEPVTHGGLKTDDARIDREVRELSERYGLGLAGDLDTPVEQLSMGARQRVEVLKTLFRGADVFIFDEPTAVLTPQEVEELFGIFEQLTAQGGTIIFITHKLGEALTAADGITVLRDGRRVDTVDAADTSREELAEMMVGREVLLEVERAARGGTGGDVGLAVEGLTVEDDRGERAVHGVDIDVHEGEVVGIAGVDGNGQGPLVEAVTGVREAEAGAVRFGGEDVTGLSRRERLSRGLAHVPSDRQEEALVLDFDLVANAILGSQHRAPFGNRGSIDWAAARDHAAAIIEEYDVRPPDPDATARSLSGGNQQKFVVGRELSRDPDVVVAAHPTRGVDIGSKEFIHEQLLAVRDRGVPVLVVSASLDEVVGLSDRIAVMYEGEFVDVVDPDAVTEEQLGLLMAGERPEGLAEAGR is encoded by the coding sequence ATCGAAACGGCAGTCAGCCTGTCGGGCATCACGAAACGGTTCGGCGACGTCGTCGCGAACGACGACGTCGACATGACCGTCGAGCGCGGCACAGTCCACGCCCTGCTGGGCGAGAACGGCGCCGGCAAGACCACGCTGATGAACGTCCTCTACGGCCTCTACGAGCCGACCGCCGGCGAGGTCCGGGTGGACGGCGACGCCGTCGAGTTCGACTCCCCGCAGGACGCCATCGCGGCCGGCGTCGGGATGATCCACCAGCACTTCATGCTGGTCGAGCCGATGACCGTCCGCGAGAACATCGCGCTCGGCTGGGAGCCGGTCACCCACGGCGGGCTGAAGACCGACGACGCCCGCATCGACCGCGAGGTCCGCGAGCTGAGCGAGCGCTACGGGCTCGGGCTGGCCGGGGACCTGGACACGCCGGTCGAGCAACTCAGCATGGGCGCCCGCCAGCGGGTCGAAGTGCTCAAGACCCTCTTCCGGGGGGCCGACGTCTTCATTTTCGACGAGCCGACGGCCGTGCTCACCCCCCAGGAAGTCGAGGAGCTGTTCGGCATTTTCGAGCAACTGACCGCACAGGGCGGGACGATAATCTTCATCACGCACAAGCTGGGCGAGGCGCTGACCGCCGCCGACGGGATAACCGTCCTCCGGGACGGGCGACGCGTCGACACCGTCGACGCCGCGGACACCAGCCGGGAGGAGCTGGCGGAGATGATGGTCGGCCGGGAGGTGTTGCTCGAGGTCGAGCGCGCGGCCCGCGGCGGGACGGGCGGCGACGTCGGACTGGCCGTCGAGGGGCTGACCGTCGAGGACGACCGGGGCGAACGGGCGGTCCACGGGGTCGACATCGACGTGCACGAGGGGGAGGTCGTCGGTATCGCGGGGGTGGACGGCAACGGCCAGGGGCCGCTGGTCGAGGCCGTCACGGGCGTCCGCGAGGCCGAGGCGGGCGCGGTCCGGTTCGGCGGGGAGGACGTCACCGGGCTCTCCCGCCGGGAGCGGCTCTCCCGGGGGCTGGCACACGTCCCGAGCGACCGCCAGGAGGAGGCGCTCGTGCTCGATTTCGACCTCGTGGCAAACGCCATCCTGGGCAGCCAGCACCGCGCGCCGTTCGGGAACCGGGGCAGCATCGACTGGGCGGCCGCCCGCGACCACGCCGCGGCGATCATCGAGGAGTACGACGTGCGGCCGCCGGACCCCGACGCGACCGCGCGGTCGCTCTCGGGCGGCAACCAGCAGAAATTCGTCGTCGGCCGGGAGCTGTCCCGTGACCCGGACGTGGTCGTCGCCGCTCACCCGACCCGCGGGGTCGACATCGGGAGCAAGGAGTTCATCCACGAGCAGCTGCTCGCGGTGCGCGACCGTGGTGTCCCCGTCCTCGTCGTCTCGGCGTCGCTCGACGAGGTGGTCGGGCTCTCGGACCGTATCGCCGTGATGTACGAGGGCGAGTTCGTCGACGTGGTCGACCCCGACGCCGTGACCGAGGAGCAACTGGGGCTGTTGATGGCCGGCGAGCGCCCCGAGGGGCTGGCGGAGGCCGGACGATGA